The sequence AGTGCTGGCATAAACCATCGATTCACAACCTCATCATCGTCTGTCTTTAATgctttaaagtttattattagaAGTCAGGAAGCAACTAATTTGCGTGGTTTACTCCGCTGTTGTGTTCTTCACTGTCTGACTGCGTGTGACCGTCTGAAGGACGAGTGGATGCGTGCGATCCAGGCCGTGGCCAATGGGCTGCAGGCGAGAGAAGCGGGCGAACCGATGGAGATCAAGTACAGCTCTCCCGGTGACGTCTGCGGTCTGGAGGACATGGAGGTGTCTCTGTCCAAGTCCAGCTCCAGAGTGGTGCGTCTCTCTGCAGGTTACGAGCGTAGAAACCAGTTtgcactgatgatgatgatgatgaaggtgtgTGCTTTCAGACGATGAATGACTTCGATTACCTGAAGCTGCTGGGTAAAGGCACGTTTGGGAAGGTGATTCTGGTGCGAGAGAAAGCCTCGGGGGTGTACTACGCCATGAAGATCCTGCGGAAGGAAGTCATCATCGCGAAGGTGACAGACTCGGGAGAAACACTGTTAGAGTCGGTTACTGAAAGAGACCGGAAGCTggttttgagatttcaggattccaGAGAATGTGGTGTGATTTATATTGATTCATGTATTAAATCAGAGACAGTACACAAAGTCAGTGGAAGATGTGCCAGATTTAGCCAGGGTGCTGTAGTCCCAGGGAAGGGTAATATAAGAAacataaatagaatatttttaacaCTAAAAATCCCTTAAATGTTCAcagtattgttttagttttatatttaaagtgtgaGCAAATGTTGGATCAGTAGGATGCTCTTGTGATAAAGCAGCGGTGGctgggacagattttaagtatcagttctgcttaaaaagaattaatctaatcctgtttacatgaaataagctgcTCCCGAGCAGGGTTAAGTTTACAGAGCTGTTGCTGTGACAGCAACTCCGAGAAGAGCTTCGAAGATCAAATCGTCAACGGTCCATTCCAGCTAGCTGAGTTAGCGACGTGCAGAGACCGAGCTCCAGAGCTGTGATCTGTGTTTGAacgcgtctgtgtgtgtttaggatGAAGTGGCACATACGGTCACAGAGAGTCGAGTGCTGCAGAACACCAGACACCCCTTCTTGacggtcagtgtgtgtgtgtgtgtgagagagagagagtgtgtgtgcgtgagagagtgtgtgcgtgagagcgcgtgtgtgtgtgtgtttgtgagagcgcgtgtatgtgtgagagagagcgcgtgtgtgtgtgagagagagtgtgtgtgtgtgtgtgtgagagagagcgtgtgtgtgtgtgcgtgagagtgtgtgtgcgcgtgagagtgtgtgtgcgtgagagtgtgtgtgtgtgtgtgtgtgtgagagtgtgtgtgtgtgtgtgagtgtgtgtgtgaaagactgtgtgtgtttgtgtgagagagtgtgtgtgtgagagagagagagagagagagtgtgtgtgtgtgtgtgtgtgtgtgtgtgtgtgtgtgagagtgtgtgtgtgtgagagtgtgtgtgtgagagtgtgtgtgtgtgtgtgtgtgagagtgtgtgtgtgtgtgtgtgtgagagtgtgtgtgtgtgtgagagagagagtgtgtgtgtgagagagagagagagtgtgtgtgtgtgtgtgtgtgtgtgttttatagatttttaatattttttgtcagagtgtgtgtgtgtgagagagtgtgtgcgagtgtgtgtgtgagagtgcaagtgcgtatgtgtgtgagagagtgtgtgcgagtgtgtgtgtgagagtgcgagtgcgtatgtgtgtgtgtgtgagtgtgtgtgtgtgtgtgtgtgtgagtgtgtgtgtgtgtgtgtgtgtgagagtgtgtgtgcgcgtgagagtgtgtgtgtgtgtgtgtgtgagagtgtgtgtgtgagagagagagagagtgtgtgtgtgtgtgtgtgtgtgtgtgtgagagtgtgtgtgtgagagtgtgtgtgtgagagtgtgtgtgtgtgtgtgtgtgtgagagtgtgtgtgtgtgtgagtgtgtgtgtgtgtgtgtgtgtgactgtgtgtgtgtgtgtgtgtgtgtgtgtgtgtgtgtgtgtgtgagagagagagtgtgtgtgtgtgagagagagagagagagagagtgtgtgtgtgtgtgtgtgtgtgtgtgtgtgtgtgagagagagtgtgtgtgtgtgtgtgtgtgagtgagtgagagtgtgtgtgtgtgtgtgtgtgtgttgagtgtgtgtgtgtgtgagagagtggggGGGGGGTCTGTTAAAGCCAgagaccctgtgtgtgtgtgtgtgtgtttgtgcgagtgtgtgtgtgagtgagtgagtgtgtgtatgtgagtgtttgtgagagtgtgtgtgtttgtgagagtgtgtgtgagagagacagagagagagagtgtgtgtgtgtgtgtgagagagagagagagagagagagagagagagtgtgtgtgagagtgtgtgtgtgtgtgagagagagtgtgtgtgtgtgtgagagagtgtgtgtgtgagagagtgtgtgtgtgtgttcactccagagagagaggtgtgcatgtgtgtgtgtgtgtgtgtttgtgtgagagagtgtgtgtgtgtgtgtgtgtgtgtgtgtgagagagtgtgtgtgtgtgtgagagagtgtgtgtgtgtgtgtttgtgcgagtgtgtgtgtgagcgagtgtgtgtgtgtgtgtgtgagagtgtgtgtgtgtgagagtgtgtgtgagtgagtgagagagaaagagtgtgtgtgtgtgtgtgtgagagagagagagagagagagagagagagtgtgtgtgtgagagtgtgtgtgtgtgtgtgtgtgtgagagagtgtgtgtctgtgtgtgtgtgtgtgtgagagagtgtgtgtgtggtgtgtgtcagagagagagtgtgtgtgtgtgtgagagggtgtgtgtgtgtgtgagagagagtgtgtgtgtgtgtgagagagagtgtgtgtgtgtgtgtgtatgtatgtgtgtgtgagagagcgcgtgtgtgtgtgtgtgtgagagaacgtgtgtatgtgtgaaagtgtgtgtgtgagagtgtgtgtgtgagagtgtgtgtgtgtgtgtgtgtgtgtgcgagtgtgtgtgtgtgagcgagtgtgtgtgtgtgtgtgtgtgtgcgagtgtgtgtgtgagcgagtgtgtgagtgtgtgtgtgtgtgagagagagtgtgtgtgtgtgagagagagtgtgtgtgtgtgtgtgagagagcgtgtgtgtgtgtgtgtgtgtgtgtgtgagagagagtgtgtgtgtgagagagtgtgtgtgagagagtgtgtgtgtgagagagtgtgtgtttgtgagagagtgtgtgagtgagagtgtgtgtgtgtgagagagtgtgtgtgtgtgtgtgtgtttgagcgagtgtgtgtgtttgagcgagtgtgtgtgtgtgtgtgttttgtgtgtgagagagtgagacagagagagagtgtcagAGTGTgtcgtgtgagagagagagagagagagagtgtgtagagagtgtgtgtgtgtgtgtgtgtgtgtctgtgtgtgagagagtgtgtgtgtgtgtgtgagagagagagtgtgtgtgtgagtgtgtgagagagagagtgtgtgtgtgtgagtgagagagagagagtgtgtgtgagtgagagagagagagtgtgtgtgagtgtgagagggagagagagagtgtgtgagagtctgtgtgtgtgagagagagtgtgtgtgtgtgagagagtgagtgagtgagtgtgtgtgtgtgtgttttgagagagtgtgtgtgtgtgtgtgtgtgagagagtgtgtgtgtgtgtgtgtgtgagagagtgtgtgtgtgtgtgtgtgagagtgtgtgtgtgtgtgtgagagagagagagagagtgtgtgtgagagtgtgtgtgtgtgagagagagagtgtgtgtgtgtgtgtgagagagtgtgtgtgtgagagagagtgtgtgtgtgtgtgtgagagagagtgtgtgtgtgtgtgagagagtgtgtgtgtgtgtgtgtgtgtgtgtgtgcgagtgtgtgtgtgtgcgagtgtgtgtgtgagcgagtgtgtgtgtgtgagcgagtgtgcgtgtgtgtgagcgagtgtgtgtgtgagagagtgtgtgtgagcgagtgtgtgtgtgagcgagtgtgtgtgtgtgtgagcgagtgtgtgtgtgtgcgagtgtgtgtgtgagcgagtgtgtgtgtgtgtgtgctgactgCTCTCTGTTGTGTTTCAGACTCTTAAATACGCCTTCCAGACCCCTGACCGGCTGTGTTTTGTGATGGAGTACGCTAACGGTGGAGAGGTATGAGCGTGCGTGTCAGTCAGACGCTGCTGTTTTCTCTCTCGTGTGGTTCTGACGTGTCTCTCGTCCGCAGCTGTTCTTCCATCTGTCTCGTGAGCGTGTCTTCTCTGAGGACAGAGCGCGCTTCTACGGCGCTGAGATCGTCTCGGCTCTGGACTATCTGCACTCACAGAACGTCGTCTACAGGGACCTGAAGGTCAGACGCACAACAACAGCTGCTTGCTGgattttatttagtcatttctGCTCTAGGgctgtttaaaaagtgttaatcTAATTAATGACATGACGTGCTgaataattaatctaattaatcagtTTGGGCTGAGGAATTACCCCCAACagatcatttattcattattgtgttaaatgaggaAAAGTGTTAAATAGACATTACAAAGAAGTAGCTTTAGAAGAAATATATTGATTGaacaattgcataaataaaatgaaatctgtatttttttttgagaattaaatatttaaatatgaaaaaaaaaaattaaatgaaatgaatctCTAATTATGAAACTAAAAGCAATAGTAGGTGCAATAattcactgtcttaatgagtgagtcattgaatcattcgttcaactgattcatttattcagctgattcatttagaaatgaagcagttggttgttttttatgaatgagtcactgaatcattgataTTCGTTCAGAAACATCTGTTGTGTGTTGATCAGAGACGCACAACAGTTCTGATTAGAactattattatttgtgaaattgatcaaaacagacaatattgacgatattgcatttaaaatgtaacacaatattaGTTACTTGTTTTTTGAACAGTTGTATAAAATCACGTTTGAAACATCGTGAAACAACTTTTTCAGCGGCGAAGCAGTGGTACAGAAGACGATAGTGTCGTTATGTGCTGATGCTGATCATGTTCTGTGTTCCCTCAGCTGGAGAACCTCATGCTGGATAAAGACGGACATATGAAGATCACAGACTTTGGTCTCTGTAAGGAGGGAATCACCGATGAGGCCACCATGAGGACGTTCTGCGGAACCCCAGAATACCTTGCGCCGGaggtaaaaacatgttttagtaatAAATGTCATCTTGAGAATCCGATCTGGAGCGTTGTGACACGAGTCTGGTGTGTGTCGAGGTGCTGGAGGACAATGATTACGGCCGCGCGGTGGACTGGTGGGGTCTGGGGGTGGTGATGTACGAGATGATGTGTGGACGACTGCCCTTCTACAATCAGGACCACGAGCGGCTCTTCGAGCTCATCGTGATGGAGGAGATCCGTTTCCCCAAGAGCCTCTCGCCCGAAGCCAAAGCGCTGCTGACCGGCCTGCTGAGGAAAGACCCCAAACAGAGGTCATACACATATctcttcatacatatatatatatatatatacatatatacagtacaggtcaaaagtttggaaacattactatttttaatgtttttgaaagaagtttctttctgctcatcaagcctgcatttatttgatcaaaaatacagaaaaaaaacagtaatattgtgaaatattattacaacttaaaataatagttttctatttgaatatactttaaaaaaataatttattcctgtgatgcaaagctgaatttttcagcatcattactccagccttcagtgtcacatgtaacatccagtctatcacatgatcatttagaaatcattctaatattctgatttattatgagtgttggaaacagttctgctgtctaatatatttgatgaataaaaggttaaaaagaactgcatttattcaaaataaaaaaaaaaaattctaataatacatattctaataatatattttctttactatcactttttatcaatttaacacatccttgctgaataaaatgattgattttattaaaaaaaaaataaagaaaaaaaaaatgactgaccccaaattactgaccagtagtgtatattgttattacaaaatatttatattataaaatcatagcttctttttttttttttttttttactttttattcatcaaagtatcctaaaaaagtatcacatgttctgaaaaaatattaagcagcagaactgtttccaattttgataatgaatcatcatattagaatgatttctaaaggatcatgtgataatgatcctaaaaattcagctttgcatcacagaaataaatgataatttaaagtataataaatttaaaaacaattattttaaattgtaataatatatcacaatattactgtttttttttctgtatttttgatcaaataaatgcaggcttgatgagcagaagaaacttctttcaaaaacattaaaaatagtaatgtttccaaacttttgacctgtactgtatatagagtGGAGgacaaaatgattagaacactagtattctCAGCagctaaaatttaattatttctatcttttgctgtagtgtgtcagaaggAAATATCAGTGTACATTCATTTAGCCATTAATGTTAATACTGCAGTGagatgtttgtgctgcacacagagatgtgatctgatcatcatcagtctgtctggagtcacatgaagaaacagaacaaactgagacagactcaatccagaagaactgtgtctccgagacgcttcgagaaaccttcctgcaaagctcctgagaaactctgctcaagtgcacCGAGGACAAAACCTGCTCTAAACACAGAGCATGCTCCACcaaatgatgatttaatttagttaattaataaagaaaatctgtttttgacagcatcctcattttacagtatttttacacaagtgcctcaAACTTTAACAGCTCTGTAGCTTTCTcgaagcgtctcggagacacagttcttctggattgagtctgtctcagtttgttctgtttcttcatgtgactccagacagactgatgatgatcagatcacatctctgtgtgcagcacaaacatctcactgcattattaacattaatggatAAATGactgtttggaaatgtaaactgatatttcctaatgacacactacagcaaaagatagaaataactgacttaaaaccattttcagCTGCTGAGAATACTAGTGTTGTAATGATTTTGGCCTCCACTGTGTATGACTGGAGCTCTTCGTGATGTGATTGGGTGAATATTGTGACtgcttctgattggctgcaggCTCGGCGGCGGACCTGAAGACGCCAGAGAAGTGATGGGGCACAAGTTCTTCTCCGGTATTCACTGGGAGGACGTGCTGCAGAAGAAGGTGCTTCTGATCGTGAGTTTGTGTGGAAGGGTTCGGACGCAGATTATGACGTCTGGTGTTTGTTTCTTCTGCAGCTGGTGCCGCCCTTTAAACCGCAGGTGACGTCAGAGACGGACACGCGCTACTTCGACGATGAGTTCACAGCGCAGAGCATCACTGTTACGCCGCCAGACAAGCGTGAGTCCAAAGTCTACATCGTGACACGtgtgcaagttaaaaaaaataaaatgtccctcAGGTCATCAAAACTCTTAAATTGTCTAACAATCGTCTTAAACTTTCATAAAGGAAATAATATGAGGTGGGGTAACTATATTCCATTTGTGAGGCAGACACAAAGTTTATTAAGGCAGCGCAAAGTTTCTCAGagaaatgtgaatattttatgaGTGAACAAGTGTTTCGGAAGAGAACCCGAAGGTTTTTATATGGACAAACGTAAATGCTTaagaaaaaatgcatgttttctgaataaaagcaaatgttttgCAAAGGAACAAACATTTTACGAAAAAATGCAACTCAAATGTTTTACAAactaaagctttttttatttttttacaagcaaatgttttgcaagaaaacgcaattttacaaagaaacaaatatgatttttggACGAAAGCTAATTTTTTGAGGACAAATGCGAATGTTTTACGAACGAATGCATGTGTTTTCCGAAATGAACGCAAATGTTTTACAAAGGAACAAACAATTTATGAACAAACGCATATTTTGCAAACTCAATTGTTTTACAAACTAACACAGATGTTTTATGaagaaacatgtttttcaaaCTAACGCAATTGTTTTACGAAGGGACAAATATGATTTACggacaaatgtaatttttttgcgAACAGGCACAAAATGTGATTACGAACGCAAATGTGttacaaacaaatgcatatgTTTTACGAATTAACTCAAGTGTTttgcaaacaaatgcaaatgtttcacAAAGAGAGAACGGGTTCGATGggaagcacaattttttttatgaacaaatgcACAATCTCTCGGGGTAACGCAATAGTTTTGTGAGCGAACGCGAAATCATCGCAATCCATCACAATGTATCCTTAGggattttgtaattttgcttgtaaatgtcttCTTGTatgcctttatttaaaaaaagcattatttcatATACGAGTTCATATACTCCTTTGTAAAAGAGTAAGCCCCGCCTCCCTCTTCTGTTTGttgctgttattttcatcacaaacaaaatttgcattgcataaagcagcaattataccttttaatgctgacaagcatgttattagcttgtgATGAAGTAGGAAAAATGTTTGCACACTAGTTTTCcaataagccactttgaaacgctcctgttattttatttattgaattttttcttttaactctttccccgacagagttttaaaaaaaaagttgccagccaccggcCCTTTTTGCTGATTTTCTCaaggcccccagaatattttgctGTGAGAATATCTGGacatgcaatacatcaaaataaagaactcataaaattaaaaaaacagttttattccagcttcaagcattgttttttatcaacacttgtatgtaggtaggtttcataaaaagagcaaaaagctgagaaaatcacatttgtatcaaacactacatctggatcatattcagtgATATTATCAAAGTGAAGCTGCAGTAATGTCTCCCAAAGCTTCACAGTCCTTTAACACTTTCTGGATCCACACTTCCCTCGCTAGCATCAGGCTGTTTTCATTTATACGCCGTTAGTgttgatgatcacattatttttcatatgtatatGCTTCCATATGAGATGCTCGTTTCTGTGTCTTCatggtctgtgtttttgatcgagtgattctagactcattcaggagatgTGTAACAGCGCCCcctagtgtataacagtgaaaacatggaaaATTCAGTgtttggcagggaaagagttaatatatGTTTTGAACAGAGCTGtgatatttcaaacatactgaactACTTTACATGCGTAGCGGTGTTTCTGCTGTCAGAGAGCGAGGAGTGCAGCTCTCATTAATGCTGTGCTTGTGTTTCAGTGAGCCGTCAGGACGTGGAGGACTCCGGGCCGGTCGCTCACTTCCCTCAGTTCTCTTACTCCGCCAGCATACGAGAGTGACCGCCTCGTCTCTGCCGACGACCGTCCCATAATGCATCATAATGGACTCTGAGCGACTGAAGTCACGTggtgtgtttctgtgtacagatgGATCTCTCTCACTCGATGAATGTATTAATTAGCGGTGCTCAGAATGTAAAGCCAAACACGCTGCTGTGATTACGATCTCATAATCATACGTCTGGATGTTGAACAGCGTGTGATTTTAAGGCTGTTTCACAGAGAAACACTAGTGTCATGATTAGAATCTACAAACATTAAAGACTTTCACCCTGTCCTTTAGACTGACCAGTGATCATGTGTCCTTTCATCCTGCTCGTGTTTTTAGGATCAGATCTGCTTCACTACAAACTCATACATGATctgtttgaattaaatgtttctACAAGCCCTGCCAACATACAAAACACATGAAGAAGAATTAGCAGATCTGCACATATTCAGCCTGTGCATCATTCACTACATCATActgctgtcaaactattaatcacatccaaaataaaagtttttgcttacatGATGTTTGTGTACGGTGTacattttttatgcatgtttaaatacacatgcatacagtatatacttagaaaatatttatattcatataatttattatatatgcatatatttaaaatatatatttttcttaaatatatgcatgcgtgtgtatttatcatacatacataataaatatacacagtacacacacattatgtaaacaaaagcgattaatagtttgacagcactaatcaaCATCATTTTTTATTCTAATGTTTGATCGTAATAGAAACTAAAAGCATCACATTTTTTTAACCACAGAAGCCAAAACAAAAACTGGAGCGTTTCACTTCCTAGTTTATGTCTCATATTTTGGCTTATTAACCCTATAAAGGTACTGAGGTCTCAAAATTATCAAACAactactggactgaagcagctcagctttacttgattctccatcaatcatgttttagagtctcaaatctgatcatcaggatcttttgaggagcgtttgtttcccgaagctttactttcactgttcctcagcggaggaatgatcttcacaagcctccagaacatctcacatcttctgaggagcctttatttcttcatctctcaatcactgcattatatgttttggatcatttacatctcatctcaatGAGACACATcactgcagatatagagcacagactgatatttagatcattttatatcagtatctactgtactgttataaagatctcattgatttacaagcAGCAGATTTcatcatataataaatatcagcatctgcagcaaattcatatatataatcGTGTCTCATCATTAAATGAAATCAGGTTGTTTTACATGAAATATACTTAGTTtgctcaaaaaaagaaagaaatgattcaTTTGTGCTGCGCAGCTGTCAAGTGTGAACCAATGAGGTTCGAGGAGTCGTCACGTGTTCAAAACAGGAAGTGCAGTGATTGATTGATGATCATCGATCTCTATGAGAAGGCGCAGCTGCTGCTGTTTGATCGCTGTCACCATGGCAATActcctcttcatcatcttcatctgcgGCTCCATCGGCTCTCACGTGAGTCTGATCGATCGATGTGGAGACTGATTGATAAATGTTCGGTATTTAACATGACACGACACACCTGAGAGTGAACATCACATGATGTGTGTGTACAACTTCAGAATTCATCGCGTATAACTATGTTTAAATACCGTGGTGCTACGTGATTGTTATTTTAAAGAGTAACTTACCATAGTACTAGCATGGTACAGGTAAATAAACCCTGGCGGTACTATGGTAAATTTTGGTACTTTTTGTTggtagacagaaaaaaaaaagttgaataccATAAGAATGTAATGGTACGTGTGTAAAATGCGTGATATTACCGCAGTGTGCACGGTATTTAGTTATTATTGGTTGAGTACATGaaggtttggtgtgtgtgtggaggatcTGTCATGTTCTGTGTCCTCAGGTGCGTGTGGAGTCCAGGTCTCAGAGTGAGGTCAGGGTCTCTGGACGAGAGCTGTATAAGCTGGAAATCTCCTGGCCCAAGAACCCCGAGTACTTCACTGGACAGGTGTTCGGTGTGGCGGTCAATCATCTGGCCGGTCTGGTGTATGTGTCTCATGTGAGGGAGGACTGCTGCTCACAGTTCTGAGGGGAAAGGGGCAGAATATAGAGATGTTGAGATACTGTAAACTCACAATTCcaagaaaaaggtcagaattgcaagatgtaaaaacaaatttcagataaaaataattgtgagataaaaacgtacaatattgtgaaaaaggcagaattgcgacAAACTCACAATTTGAGAAGAAAATGGCAGAATTGCGACGAATCACaacttgagaagaaaaaggcagaattgcgacGAACTCACAATTGAGAAGAAAAAGGGCAGAATTGTGACGAAATCACaacttgagaagaaaaaggcagaaCTGCGACGAATCACAACTAgagaagaaaaaggcagaattgcgacGAACTCACAATCTGAGAAGGGAAAAATGCAGAATAGCGACGAACTCacaactttagaaaaaaaaaggcagaattgcgacGAATCACAACTTTAGAAGAAAAAAGGCAGAATAGCGACGAACTCACAACTTTTagaagaaaaaggcagaattgcgacGAACTCACAACTTAGAAAAAAAAGGCCGAATTGCGACGAATCACAACTTTAGAAGAAAAAGGCAGAATAGCGACGAACTCACAACTTTagaagaaaaaggcagaattgcgacgaactcacaatttgtgaagaaaaaggcACAATTGCGACGAATCacaatttgagaagaaaaaggctGAATTGCGACGAATCACaacttgagaagaaaaaggcagaattgcgacgaactcacaatttgtgaagaaaaaggcagaattgcgacgaacttacaacttgagaagaaaaaggcagaattgcgacAAACTCtcaatttgagaagaaaaaggctGAATTGCGACGAACTCacaatttgtgaagaaaaaggcagaattgcgacAAACTCTCAATTTGAGAAGAAAAACAGGCTGAATTGCGACGAATCACaacttgagaagaaaaaggcagaaCTGCGGATGAATCACaacttgagaagaaaaaggcagaattgcgacGAACTCACAATTTGAGAaggaaaaaaggcagaattgcgacGAATTCCAACTTTagaagaaaaaggcagaattgcgatGAACTCtcaatttgagaagaaaaaagcGGCTGAATTGCGACGAACTCacaatttgagaagaaaaaaggcagaattgcgaaCGAACTCTCAATTGAGAAGAAAAAGGCTGAATTGTGACGAAATCACAACTTGAGAAGAAAAGGCAGAACTGCGACGAATCACaacttgagaagaaaaaggcCAGAATTGCGACGAACCTCACAATTTGAGAAGGAAAAAAGGGCAGAATTGCGACGAATTCCAACTTTagaagaaaaaggcagaattgcgacGCAACTCtcaatttgagaagaaaaaggctGAATTGCGACGAACTCacaatttgagaagaaaaaggcagaattgcgacGAAATCACAATTGTGTGAAGAAAAAGGCCAGAATTGCGACGAAATCacaatttgtgaagaaaaaaggcagaattgcgacGAACTCTCAAATGTGAGAAGAAAAAGGCTGAATTGCGACGAATCACaacttgagaagaaaaaggcTGAATTGCGACGAACTCtcaatttgagaagaaaaaaggcagaattgcgacgaactcacaat is a genomic window of Cyprinus carpio isolate SPL01 chromosome B10, ASM1834038v1, whole genome shotgun sequence containing:
- the akt2l gene encoding v-akt murine thymoma viral oncogene homolog 2, like, yielding MTEVSVVKEGWLYKRGEYIKTWRPRYFILKSDGSFMGYKEKPELTDQSSAPLNHFSVEECQLMKTERPRPNTFMIRCLQWTSVIERTFHVESTEERDEWMRAIQAVANGLQAREAGEPMEIKYSSPGDVCGLEDMEVSLSKSSSRVTMNDFDYLKLLGKGTFGKVILVREKASGVYYAMKILRKEVIIAKDEVAHTVTESRVLQNTRHPFLTTLKYAFQTPDRLCFVMEYANGGELFFHLSRERVFSEDRARFYGAEIVSALDYLHSQNVVYRDLKLENLMLDKDGHMKITDFGLCKEGITDEATMRTFCGTPEYLAPEVLEDNDYGRAVDWWGLGVVMYEMMCGRLPFYNQDHERLFELIVMEEIRFPKSLSPEAKALLTGLLRKDPKQRLGGGPEDAREVMGHKFFSGIHWEDVLQKKLVPPFKPQVTSETDTRYFDDEFTAQSITVTPPDKLSRQDVEDSGPVAHFPQFSYSASIRE